GCAGCACCTGTACTGGACCCAGGCATTGCTATCAGACCGAGGTTGCCTTTCTATTTGTATTTCACATTTGTGAGTTTCAGAGCTCCAAGTAACACACTCTGGAAAGTGTCTGAGTCCCTTCTCCTCAACAGGAGGAGGTTCTTAAAAGGTCTCATGGTGAGGGGACAGACAAGAACGCACAGATGTGGGCAACCGGGTCTGGAGCAACCTCCAAAATGATGAACATTCTAATAGGCCCAGGGGTGTCTTCGATGACAGAAGTGCtggccttcctttctctttcctcatttgtcaGAAGCCCCATAAACTCTCTCCAGCCTTAGGACCGGAATGCGTGGTGGCAGCCTAACTGCCTGACCTGCCAGGACGTCTGGGGGAATAAATAAGTTACAGGAATGAAGTCTTATGACTTCAGCCCACTCAGCCCAAATTAGCATGTTAGCCGGTTTTTCCTAAGTCGCAGCTCAGCTTTCCCTTAGGCCAGCTTCCTGAATTTGTTTCTCACCTGCCCTGCGTCATCTCTGGGCCTACGCTTGGTCGTCTCTTCAAAGCCATCCACCCCAACATCTCTCTTTTATGTTTCTTAGTCTTCCCATCCTGCTGTTAACACATTATTTGACcaggggatttttgcagaaactaacgcTTGTGGCAGTCATATGTCTCTGGTCAAACGTGTTAAAAAACACCCCAGTTGCCAAGGCCctctttgagtttttatttttttattttttaataaatttatttatttatttttggccacgtggggtcttcgttgctgcacgcgggctttctctagttgcggtgagcgggggctactcttcgttgtggtgtgcgggcttctcgtcgctggggcttctcttgttgcggagcacgggctctaggtgcgcgggcttcagtagttgcggcacgtggactcggtagttgtggctcgcgggctctagagcacaggctcagtagttgtggtgcacaggcttagttgctccgtggcatgtgggatcttcccggaccagggctcgaacctgtgtcccctgcattggcaggcggattcttaaccactgcgccaccagggaagtcccctcttttgattttttgtcTAACCGTTTCTCTGCCTTTGAAGTTGAAGACGTCCATCCTCTCATCCTATATCCTTTTCCCTGACTTGGCAGAAAGTGTCTTAGTGCTCTGAATTCGTAtatttagtcttttcttttttcctcttctcccaccAAACAATATGGTATCTAAAACCCAATTTTACTCTGATAACTTCCTTCTTTATAAGACAAGGTCTTACCGTATGATCCTCAATAACCATTTGGAGAGCGGGGTAGGaaggcaggaggcagggagaCTCTTCCTTCTTCAATTTCTCTTTTAAGTAAAGAAGCTTGGGAGGATGGGAGTCTCCGCCGGGCTCTGTGCGTGGTGGGTGGGGACAGGGTGGCAGGCGTGGTGGGCGGGGACAGGGTGGCAGGCAGACCTGCTAAAGTGAGAGGGTTGGCTCTAGTCCTGTCCTTCCCAGGAGCCTTTCAATCATCCAGAAGGATGCCTCCCAGTGGCCTGGCTTTCAAATTCAATAGGCAATAAACAAGGATAGTTTGCCCAACCCAGGCTCATGAGACTAATCCTGGAGGAGATGTGAGCCCCTCTTTGCTAAGCAGCATGACCCCATGTGTGTCACCAAAAGGGGTTATAGAGTAAAGGGAGACAAACCCAGAAAGTCCAGCAAAGAGAGCATGCTCTGGGGGTGAAGGTCTAGGTGAGACTGGCCTGGGAAAGTGGATGAGGAAGACGCCTTGGCGGGAGCCATTCATTCCAGCTTTGTCTCTGTAGCCCGCCCACCCTCGCTGGATGACGTGTGTGGAGAAGACGGCAGCCTTCTTCAAGCCTACGCTGGCAGCCTTGTTTGTCCGTGAGGCCTTCGGCCCCAGCACCCGAAGTGCTGTACGTGAGGGCCCTTCCCCAGCCCACGTCCTTCCGCCCCTTCCCCGCCAACCCATCCTCTCCTAGTTCTAGCGACTTTGCTCTTCTCGATGGTCTCTGTGGTCAGAGAACCAGCCAGTTAGAGAGAGAACCCAGAGAGGGACACGCTGCATCCCTAGGGTCTGCACAGTTTAGCTCTGAGACACAAAGTCCGCACAACACACACTGACCTGGACAGGTCACCCAGCTTTCCTGCTCATGTGTTTCTTCAaccataaaatgagaaaattgaacTGCATGACCTCTAAGCCTACCCCTTGTttacctgtgatttttttttaacaacacgTGAAATGACATCAGAATGGAATGCTATCATCTTCAGAAGCGCTAATAAATAACTACTGAACACTTTtcagtgcctaccatgtgcctgaTACTCTTATAAGCACTTTGCACCAACTACTTTAATTCctactattattataattttaaagcagagagaactgaagcacagaggggttaagaaacttgcccaagatcacacagctaccaAATAGCAGagttaggatttgaactcaggctccCAGTGTCGTCATCCATTTTCCTCCATCAAGAAAGGAAATGCACACGGTGGTAGATGGCCGAGAAGGCAGTCAGTACACAGTCGGGGTGTGAAGCTGGGCAGGCTTCAGCTCGTTGCGAAGCTGAGGAGCCCTGGAAGTTGGAGAGAGGAAATGCAGGCTGTAAGGAACAGGGTGTGAGGACGAGGGCCCTCGAGAGCAGAGAAGGGGATGGTGGTCCACCTCCTCCCGCCACTTTCTGAGAGGATTGCCCGGCCGAGAGAAAGGACAGTGTCACGGAAAGGAGCTGTCTACCCCGTCAAGGGTCAGGAGTGACCAGTTCCCACCTTCCCCTTCTGTGCTTGGTACCTCCTCCACATCCCCACAGCTCTCCGTACCCTGAGTTTTTGGTCACCTAGTAGGTAGCACTTTgcactttctctgtctgagacCGTCCTCCTTCTGGCAGCCCCTCAGGGTCGAGGCCCCTTCCTAGAGGCCCAGTGGGCAGGGCCCAGCACTGAGGCTGAGTTTGATCCTGTTTCTTTCTCCCTGCCCCGTCCTGCCCACAGGCCATGGAATTATTCACTGCGATCAAGGATGCCCTCATCGCTCGCTTCCAGATGCTTCCTTGGATGGATGAAGAGACCCGGGCAAAGGTCCAGGACAAGGTAAGGCCAGGAGAAGGAGACAGTGTGGGAACGTGTAGTAGGTGTGAACTGAGTGTTGGATCAAGAGATCACAGGGCCTGGAGGAGTGTGCTCAAGGCCAAGGGCACAAGTATAAACACCAGTATGCCGCACACACATCCTGGGGGCAGTACCAGAGGAAGGGACAGGGCAGTGAGCAGGAGAGATTCCTTCTGATAAGACTTGGGACAGCTAGGTTCCTTCCACCTTTGTGTCTCTTCCCAGGTCACCCAGCTGCAGGTGAAGATGGGGGCCCCGGAATGGGCCTTGAAGCCAGACCCAGCCAGACAAGAATACAACGATGTGGGTTCCTGCCCTCGCCATTTACTCTTTAACCCTCAACTTCTTCACCCACCCCGATCCACCAGAGTGGCAGACAGTCATTTCCCCTAGTTGATCCTGAGAAACCCTTCCCTGCCCTGGTGCTGCTGGGGCCTGATGGGCGGATAGCCACACTCTGGATCTTGCCAACAGAAGAGTAGAACCTTTGCAGGTCACGTTGAGCGTGTGTGCACACTCGCACCCATGCATTCGTGTGACTTGCCTGAGTATTTGTGTGCTGGTACGTGTGAAGCCCGTTTGTACCACGCAGGCACTGGTGTCATGGCGCTGGTTTTCCACGATTCCGGGGAGGTCCGCGCATCGGGGCTTATCTGTCTGGGTTCAGATGTCCGCGTCAGGGTATGTCAGTGTACATCTACATTTGTCTCCGTGTATTCgagttgcctcctgcctcctcccaGATACGACTTGGACCCAGCTTCCTGCAGTCCTTCCTGAGCTGTGTCCGATCCCGCCGAGCTAGAATCATCCGGAGTTTCCTGCAGCCTTTCCCCAACCACAGGTACGAGGGCGAGGGAGACACAGACACCGCATCCCAAAGATAGCCGTCCAAAATGAGCAGGAAAGAAAGCCAGAGGCTCAGGGGAACAGGAATAGGGACAGTATGCGGGAACGACGGCACGTAAATGATAGAGCTGGTATTCATATGTACTCTTTCCACAGGTGGCAGGTGCTCCCCTGGGGCGTAAATGCCTACTATTCAATACCTGACCATGTGGTGGTCTTCCCAGCTGGACTCCTCCAACCCCCGTTTTTCCACCCTGGCTACCCCAGGTATGGGCCATTCTAAGTTTCCCAAGAGCAATGGACCCATGTTATGATGAATGATGGATGCGACTTATGGTTGGAGAATTGGGGCCAAAAACTTGGAAGGATTCTGAGGGTAAGACAAGCCCTTGCCCCCTAGAGCTGTGAACTTTGGCGCCGCCGGCAGCGTTATGGCCCATGAGCTGCTGCACATCTTCTACCAGCTCCGTGAGTAACAGCGGGCCATTGGGAGATGGGGCCATCGGGAGATGGGGCCATCGGGAACCCAGGTTGAAGGCCCCCAGGGCATCCTAGAGGGGGAGAAGGGAAGCTGTGCGAGGGCTCCGGGGTGGGGTCAGTTCTGAAGCCTTTGCAGTGCTCCTGGGAGCCAGCCCAGTTTGTGGTACCCCCGTGTCTTCACCCCTGCATCATGCCTCACCGTTTCATTCCCTTGCCCCATTTTCAACAGTATTCCCTGGGGGCTGCCCAGCCTGTGACACCCATGCCCTACAGGGGGCGCTAGTGTGCCTGGAGCGCCACTATGCTGCCTTTCCATTACCCAACGGGACCTTCTTCAATGGCTCCCGCACATTCCTGGAGGATGCTGCAGACACGGGGGGACTGGCCATTGCACTGCAGGTAACTCACATCCCAAGGGCTGCGATCTATTTTTACCAGCAGAATAGAGAGCCTGTCCCCAGTTTTTCCTTCCACCATCCCTCAGGCAAACATAGCAAAACGTTCTGCCCTTCACATCCCCACTGAACAGGTGGCAACTTGAGGACCCCCTCCGACTCCATAGAGCCCTCTTTTCTAGATCCATAGATCTCACGGCAAGTACCTTTTCTCCTGGCTCAGAGCAGTGTGTCAGTGCAGAACTTGGAAAGAAGGACCGTGAACTGGTGTTGGATATTGCGTGTAGGGCATCACATTTCCAGATGGCCACGGGTCTAGAGCCTAAGGGCGACTCTCCATCCCACTCCCATATCCAGGCATACAACAAGAGGCTATTATGGTACCGTGGGGAGACCACCCTGCCCAACCTGaacctcagcccctggcaactctTCTTCCGAAGCTATGCCCAGGTAGGCAGCCGACACCTCCCACCAGGGCTTAGTCCATGTCAGATAAATGCCCTATCGTTAACACTCAGATATTATTAAGCATCTTCCCCCCAATGCCACCAAGCCTCTGCTGCACAAATCCCCAATGTCATCCTTTCACACGTGTCCCCTTGGGACCATCCCTTCATCCTGCTATAAATTCTTCTACCAAATTCAGCAGTGCCTTCAGAAAACGGAAAACGACTGTATTCCCAAATCCCTCCTTGAGATGAGCCCAACTTTtatcttctctcatttcttctgGAAACACAGATCCCTTCAAAAAGAGCCTTAACAGACTACCTATAGACCACATTCCTCCTCGGAGACCTCGCCACGCAGTGGGGTCCCCCCGTGACATAACCCCCGCACAGTGTTCTTACAGCAGATCCCTCAGCAGATAGTGCCCCCAATTCCTCAGGATACTTAGAGACCCGCACAGTGTTCTTACAGCAGACCCACCTCTAGGGCACTTGCAAATGGTATGATTGCACAGACCAGCCCTCCCCAGATACCCACTGCCCGATTAAATGACCCACATATGGCAAATACCTTCCTTCCTCCATGTGGCCCTCAGAGCATTGCTATCCCTGCTTTTATCTTTGCTGTCCCTAGTTACCACCTGGTCACCAGGTCTGCCGTGTCCTGCTGACCCTGATACCCTGCTTTTCTCCTTACCCTGTATGGACCTCTCTTTCTCCCCAGGTGATGTGTAGGGACCCCAGCACCCAGGATCCTCAGGACACTCACAGCCCTCCTACCCTTCGAATCCACGGGCCCCTAAGCAACAGCCCAGCCTTCGCCAGACACTTCCACTGTCCCCACGGCACCCTCATGCACCCCTCCAGCCGCTGCCAGCTCTGGTAACCCAGCTGGCTCCCAAAGAGACCTCAGTACAGGTGTATCAGCatctccctgccccatccctggaATCAGGACAATACCTCCTCTCCCCTTCTGTTCCAAAAATAAAAGCCGGCCCTTGGCTTCTGCCTGTCTCTTAAGAACACTTTCCTGCTATGTCCGATGCCTAGAAGTCAGAAAAAATCAGAGGAGAAACCGCCAAGCAGAGTTCCAAGGACGTGAGACAAGGAAAGAACCAGTGAATGAGCTAAAGGTCGGTGGAAACCGGTTAGAGACAAGATTAAGCTGCCCCCACTTGTTTCCAGGATTTGATTGTTATTACTCTCATTGTTGCTGCCTCCCTACCCCTAATCTGTTGTCCTGAGCAAAgccaggagaggctgggggagagagaagggcaggggTCCGGTGTCTCCGCTCTTGGAGATGGCCCtcagagggtggggaggaaggtgggcaggggccaTGGGCCGCTGAGAGGCCAGCACGGGGTCTCTCTGATGCTGCGTCCCGAGGGGGAGGGTCATGGGCAAGAGCCAGGAAGCCGCATGTACGTCACCCTCGGGAGGAGCGCTCCGGACCCCCACGGGGAGGCGGTCAGTAAGCTACCGTGAAGCGGAGGCAGATGTCCAGGTCCTCATCCAGGAATCAGGCCACCGCCTCCGCCTCCAGGTCCCTCATAGGAAAACCATGGTGCCGGCCAGGTTCAAGCAGAAGGCGAGGTGGAACAGGTGGCCACGGCTTGCCACCGCCTCTGACATCTGCTCGTCCTCTTGCTGGGTCATGTCGACTGCCTGCCACAGCTCGCCCACCGAGGAGGCCACAAAGTGCTCTGCAAACTGTTCTCCATCTTGGTCTGAAACAGGGGACGGGGGACAGCGTGAAAGGACTGTTTCTGatgccccccctgccccccgcccctggCCCGCCTTGGAAAGAGGAAGGCATTGGGGAACCTGGGAGCCCAACTGCCCACACCCTTGTTCTTGACCACAGAGGCGATGCTCCATCTGGGGGGTCTCTTCTGGTCTGTGTGCGGCCATAGCCCCAGCTCAAGGGCACACACTCCCCTCTGCCAATTCACACTGCCTCCTCCAAGGTGTTACCTCGTCTGGGGAGTAAGGGACCAACGTGGAGGAGGGTGAACTTCCAAGACCCTCTTCCCGTATTCACAGGGTCCCACGCACATCCGCTGGCCCCGGCACACCCTGAGTACGGCCCTGGTGAGGAACTGCGGCTCTAGGCCCTTTACAGGACACTCACACTGCAGTAGTAGGGCCTGGGGTGACCGCGCGTAACCCAAACCTATCTCAGCTTTCCCTCTGGCCTGACCAGTGATCTGACTCCAAAGAGATCTGGTCCCCGGCTTCAGGCATCGTCCCCCTACTTCACCTACCTGTAGAgggtgttttctctttctgactcctCTCGTCCAGGCCTGGGCTCCCTTTCTGAGGCGTCACCCCCTTGACCCACAGCAGCAGCAGGATGGATGCCAGGAATGCTGCCCTGCAGAGCTGGGAGCCCAGGGAAGTCATGGGCCTTCCCTAGTCCCCAGTGCCCGGCAggaccctctcctccctcccctgtccGTTGTCCCGGCGCTTACCCCTTCCCAGCACCgttttctccccttcccttccatAGGACCTCTGATGTCATGAGCTCTGTGACATCACAGTCGTGGGCCTGACCCTCATCCCGTCCTCTTGGAGAGTTCCGTTGGCAGGCAAGAGCGTGGAGAGTGGCTAGCAGGGGGCAACTGAGGCTTCCAGGATGACCACGGTGGGCCATTCTGTGCAGAGCCACAGCAATGACTTAAGAGTTTGTGAAGTCCTTTCATGTCCATTATATCATTAGACCCACATAGTAACCAGGACTCAAAGTCACGGTATTGCCAtacccattatacagatgaggaaactgaggttcacaaAAGAAATGATTCGCCCACTGAAGATCACACAGATAATAAGGTGCAGAGCAGGGCTCTTGGCCGATTCTTTAGATTCTAAATATCACACCTTCCCACTCCTCTGTACAGCCTTTCTCAAAGGAAGGCGACTTGCATAA
The genomic region above belongs to Lagenorhynchus albirostris chromosome 8, mLagAlb1.1, whole genome shotgun sequence and contains:
- the LLCFC1 gene encoding sperm-egg fusion protein LLCFC1 translates to MTSLGSQLCRAAFLASILLLLWVKGVTPQKGSPGLDERSQKEKTPSTDQDGEQFAEHFVASSVGELWQAVDMTQQEDEQMSEAVASRGHLFHLAFCLNLAGTMVFL